The region gcattgttgggaagggcccgtaagtaagcatctcactgttagtctacacctgttgtttacaaagtatgtgacaaataaaatgtgatttgattgcaGTATTGATACCTGATGGGGTCAGAGGGGTTTTGATGAGGTGAAATGTTTTTAACAAGCTCCTCAGTACCTCTGTGATATTTGATATCTCCAGTTGATTATCCCTTTGGAATTTTATCAAACTCTGCTTTCCTCTGCCCTGACAGGCCCCAGTTGATGGATTCTGACATGGACTATGAGAGGCCAAATGTTGAGACTATCAAGTGTGTGGTGGTAGGGGACAACGCTGTTGGGAAGACCCGCCTTATCTGTGCCCGGGCCTGTAATGCCACACTCACTCAGTACCAATTGCTTGCTACACATGTACCCACTGTCTGGGCCATAGACCAGTACAGAGTTTGCCAGGAGGTGAGTGGTGGAGTTCTCTGGTTTTGACTGTTAATTAATGAAAAGCTTTATTTGTTTGTCGGTTTGCTCTATTTGTGGCTATGTTTTTTGTAATGGACTGCATGGGGTTTGAAATGAACTGTTTGGTCCACCAGCAACTTGACGGTGAAGGAAAACAATACTGAAATCCTCTGTTTTAAGTGCTACAGTTGGGTAAACCGTTGTTGCACATTAGCAAACCTGCAAGACAATGTATATCTTGGGCGTAGCACATTAGGCTGGTGGGCAGGTGTTAGTTTCACACTTTGTAGTTGTTGGTAATATCCATGCATATGATAGATGTCTCTCTGGTCAGGTTCTGGAGCGATCTAGGGATGTGGTGGATGACGTCAGTGTGTCGCTGCGGCTCTGGGACACGTTCGGGGACCATCACAAGGACCGACGCTTTGCGTATGGAAGGTGAGATCAGCTGACCTTGTTTACTCATGCAAGTCATGGTACTGGTGCAGAGTAAAGTAAGTGGACCTTTCCTGTCTGTCCCTTCCATAACCCCACCCGTCATTGCAGGTCGGATGTGGTGGTTCTGTGTTTCTCCATCGCCAACCCCAACTCCTTGTACCATGTGAAGACCATGTGGTACCCTGAGATCAAACACTTCTGCCCCCGGGCTCCAGTCATCCTGGTGGGCTGCCAGCTGGACCTGCGCTACGCTGACCTGGAGGCAGTCAACCGGGCACGACGGCCACTAGCAAGGTGCCCTACAACTCCTAAGTCCAGTGCTTTCAATCTAAAACAGTGCTTTTCATCTCAAGTTAAAGTTGATAGCCTGTGATTGATAGATTCACTGTGTCATCATTAGAAATGTAGGTACCACTTTGTACTAAGATTTGTAAACAATATACAATGTTATTCATCCTCATGCTGCTCTGAATCATGTTAATTTAGTCTGTAAACTCACTTAACCTTTGGCCTCTTTTTGGTCTAATTTATGGTCATATCTTCCAGACCCATTAAATACAATGAGATTCTGCCTCCAGAGAGGGGCCGTGAGGTGGCCAAAGAGCTGGGCGTGCCGTACTATGAGACCAGCGTTGTGGCTCAGTTTGGAGTAAAGGACGTATTTGATAACGCCATCCGGGCCGCCCTAATCTCACGACGTCACCTGCAGTTCTGGAAGTCACACCTGCGCAACGTGCAGCGGTCCCTCCTCCAGGCCCCCTTCCTGCCTCCCAAACCCCCACCACCCATCATCACTGTGCCacctccccccaccaccactgaGGAGCATCCTGTCCGTCTTCTAGAGGACCCCCTGTGTTCCGATGTTATCCTGGTCCTACAGGAGAAGCAGAGAATCTTCGCCCACAAGATCTACTTGGCCACGTCCTCCTCCAAGTTCTATGACCTCTTCGTCCTGGACGCCCGGTCTGAGGAGACCGAGCGGCCCCCTCGCGCCACCGCTCTGTCTGGCCGTGAGATGCTGATGCGTGCTGCCAGCTTCGATGTATGTGAGAGCCCTGACGAAGGTGACAGGGCCAACCTGCGGGCCTGCACCAGTGACGGCACCCTGAGGGACTCTGAAGGGGGCCGGAGGGGCAGACTGCTGTCTACCTGGAGCAGGGCTTTTGTCAGCATCCAGGAGGAGCTGGTGGATGACCCAGTGACCTACAGCCCCAGGCCTATGACCGTGGTGCACATGGACCAGTCCATGCAACTGGGGCCCTTCCGCGCTGTGCTGCGCTACCTGTACACTGGTCAGCTGGACGAGCACGAGAAGGAGCTAATGCATATCGCACACATTGCTGAGCTGCTGGAGGTCTTTGACCTGCGCATGATGGTGGCCAATATCCTTAACAATGAGTCCTTCATGAACCAGGAAATCACCAAAGCCTTTCATGTACGGCGCACCAACAGAGTCAAAGAGTGCCTGGCCAAAGGCACCTTTTCTGGTGAGCGCACACCATAATACTGAGGgattttgtacactctgtgtttCTCCCTGGATGCAGTATGATTTCTCTTTGTGTTCCAGATGTAGTGTTCAAGCTGGATGATGGAACGATCATGGCCCATAAGCCCCTGCTCATCTCCAGCTGTGACTGGATGGCAGCTATGTTTGGGGGGCCCTTTGTGGAGAGCTGCACCAAAGAAGTAAGTCAATTCTTTATACCCTCTCACTGGAGTTAGAGAGTGTGCCACTATATTACATTTTTGTGCACAATAACAAGACCTCCTGCAAGTCACCTGAATAACCAGCCTGAATAACCAGCCTGAATAACTAACCTAAATAACCAAACACACAAGATCACAGTAGAATACACTAGTGAATAGGAACAGGAGGAATGATGTCAATCTGTGCCTTTTGTCTCAGGTGCTGTTTCCTAACACGACTCGCAGCTGTATGAGGGCTGTGCTGGAATACCTGTACACTGGGCGTTTCTGTTCCCGCACTGACCTGGATGCCATGGAACTCATTGTTCTCGCCAACCGTCTTTGCCTCCCACACCTAGTTGCACTAACAGGTTCTACTTGTTTTTGAGCACACCGTCATACACAAAGCCACATCTGTGCAACACTAGACATGCACACTTATGGTTTAACACACTTCCCCATCTTTTTCATTCTCTTCATAGTGTCTATTAGGCTAATATGTGTGTTGAGAGAGTTGTTTCTGTTACTTTAATAATTCTGTTGCAAGTTAGATTTGGCAATGTGCACAGTGACAGACTGGGTTTTAAAGGATAGGATGATCTTCGAATGTCCCAGAAGGAAATATTGTCTTAGACACATTACTGCTGTAAACAAAATAGACTATGTACATTACACACTCAACataatatatacactacatgttaCTCTTATTATACATGTTGTACACTTATAGCCAAATACGTTGCACATTCCCTTATATTCTGTCAGTGGTGTACTATCATAGCTCAGGTTGACTTACAGTATTGCTGTTTAGGTATTTGATGGACATGGGAAGGAAGGAGGGCTTATATCTGTTCAGCTTACAAGTAGGGACCCTATAGCGTCTGCCTTAAGGGGGGAGTTGATACTCAGAGTGAAGTACATGGGAGGGATCAGAAATGATGCTGCCTCACACCCATGACCTTCATGGCAGTTTGTATGAGGTGGGCAACTTGAGATTTCAGTTGAATATCTATATGACCGCATGGTAGATCAGGATAATTATTTTCAGGACAACTCCTGAAAGCAATAGGAGGTAGAGGTGTTGTTGGACTCATATTGTCCATATATACACCCAGGTACCTGTACAAACTAAGCTGTGCTATGTTGACATTGTGGACAACCACAGGCACATGGTCACTAACAGATTTGGGTTCAAACACTATCTTCTCTGTTTTCTTTACATTAAGGATGAGCTGGTGCTCATCACACCACTTGACAAACCTTTGAATTTCTGACCTGTACACAGTAGTATCAGCATGTTTATACATCAGACCAAGAATGGTGGTATCATCAGAAAACTTGACAATACAATTATCATAATTACTGCAAATGATTATTATTCTGTTGTTCTTGGGATACCCTGCATGTCATGCCTCTGTTTTAGAACTCTATACAGTGACAGTCCTGATGGAGGCTGCTATGATGGGGGCTGATATTGACGGAGATGTGCTGTTATACCTGGAGATGTCTCAGGTAAGATGGAGGCCTTGTTCCTATTGCAATTCCATGAGTGTATTTATTCTTTATACTGTTTTTCTCCAATCTCACAACTGTTTCTATTTCTAATGCTAATTTCTTTAACAAGtgttagaatgttagaatgtgtggAATAGGGTCTTCTATAATATCTTGTGTCTCTCTGGCAGTTCCATTGTGCCCAACAGCTAACTGGCTGGTGCCTTCACCACATCTGCACCAACTATAATAGTGTGTGCCGCAAGTTTCCTCGAGACATGAAGGCCACGTCTACAGGTAATGCAAGTGAAATACTAACTAAAGAGACCTGTATGTGCGTGAAACTACGACTGTCATTTGAATCTCCCCTTTACATCAATGCAGGATTTATAGAAAAGTTATCATTATATGAAGCATTTCTGTCTGCACATCTGTCTGCATTTGATGTTGCTAAAGCTGTTGAGCCATGCCTCTTGCAGACAACCAGGACTACTTTGAGAAGCACCGCTGGCCACCAGTGTGGTTCCTGAAGGAGGATGACCACTACCAGAGAGCAAGGAAGGAGCGGGACAAGGAGGACTACTTGTACCAGAGGAGGCAGTGTAAACGCAAGTGGCTCTTCTGGAActttccctcttctccctctgccAACTCTGCCTCTTCTGGTTCCAATGCTGTCGTCTGATTGGCACTCAAGTTACAGGCAAGGCCCTCTGTGGGGATCTGTAGAGATGGCTTGGGAAAGTGGAGAATCAGCACTGTTGGCCAGACGCTAGGCCCACTCATTCAggccctcacctctccctccctcatttctGTTTTGCATCTGCAGCCAAGCTACACTCCCCCAGGTTTGCAGGGTCAGCTAAATCCGATAATGAACGTAATTAgtctctttctttttgtgttaGCATATCCATGCAAAGACAATGAAGCTCAAACCTTAAAGATCAGTGACTTAAACCTTATGAACAATCAAGGTAGATGGTGCTGGTGACTGCTCAATATGTTGTTGATATTCCTGCATACACCACCAGGGGGAGAACTGAGCAAGTTATGAAGGGGCTTGGCTTCAAGGTATAGAACTGTGATCCTAAGCTCATGATAACCATTGACTGACTTGAATTGACAACCAAGTGCTTATCAGCTGCAACAGACATAGCAAAGACCAATAACCAGCAAAGTAACACAGAAATCAAATCTCAGTGATAACACTTTCTTGCCCTTAAGTGTTTGCACAATCTACCAAACCAGGATGTGTACAGTACAATTATAATCACTCAACCAGAAATATCAACAAAATGCATTAGGTCTGCATTAAGATGAATCTAGTCAAGTCATATAGGACATCCCCTTAGATCATCTGCCTACTGGAAACCACTAAGTCTGTACAGAATTACGACTTAAATGACAACAGCAGAGATTTGACTCCTGTCCTCTTTTGTACAGTTATTGTATCTTGCATTTTTCTGTACAACTTGCACAGCTGACATTGATGTGAGTGTATACACGACCCCTGTGTTGTGACGTATGGCTACATGTCAGAAAAGGGCTTTCTTTTACACAGCCACGTTTGTCTTTTGACAAGATGCAAGAGAACCTGAATCACAGAGTATTGTTCAGCATTTGCTTTTGAAACGCCAACAAACATAAACAAAGCTCACCACACTGTGTTGCAACAATGGAATAGCTTTGCACTACCAAGTTTCCTTTTCCTTAAAATCGGCAATTGTACCTTATCAGGACAGTCTGATATAATTATCCACGTATCTTGGACCCCACAGCTTTATGGTGAATGCCACTATCAACCGGACCATTACACATTATAGCAATGGATCTGGTGCATTTCAGAAACCAATAGGCCAACTCTTGGACTTGGAGAATCCACATGTACAGCAGTTCCCCTCTTGGACGGTGGTGTCTTAggcttgtctgtctgtaatggcaGTGACCTTGCCTTTTAGAAGTTTGACATTATGCTTATAGGGTATCCCTGTGATTGCATGTCATTGGTCATTTCAGACGTACACATACAGGAGACTGTCTCGTGTCTGGGTCTCATCATTCATCTATAAACTCCTCTTCACACCCTGCTACTGGACTCTTCTCAAGAGAGGTGAGAGCACCACCTGTATGTATCAGCATTCTGATCAGAAGAGCACCGAGGCCATTACACTACTGGACACACATGTCTGACAAGCTTCAAACAGTCTAAATGAGCTTGGAGAGATGATCATAGGATGAGAAAAATAACAGCACTACAAGACAATCCTCGGTGTACGCTGAAGAGATATCTGAAGAGgatgtttatatccctgttgtCATTTCACCAACGACAACCCACAGTATTGTTTTGATTTAAAAGCATGGTGCTCATTCATTATTGTGAGTATTTACAGCAGGTGTATATCAAAAGTGGATCACCGATTTCTAGCAACACTTTACATGAAGTTGTCCCCATTGCAGTGCCCTGGAATTACTATGGAATGCCGGTGGTGACCAGAATTAATAACACAACTTGACTTGTTTCACACACATAATTATGATTGCTGCTAACTTATCAATGAAATTGAAAATCCATGTTGTTTTGTGCTATTTGGGCAACTTATTGTAAGGTGTGATAGTCTACTAGATTTAGTTTGTTTTATGGATAGTTTTTTCAGATTTCTCCAGTGCTTGTGCTGACCTCTGGTTACATGTATGGTATGCAGGCAAACTGCTTTCAGATCAAAAGAAGTGGCTCTATGGCTTGAGAAGGAAAATATGACATGGAGCACCCTTCTAGCCAATATACATTATTGTGAAGAATTtacttgtaaaaaaaatatatatataaaataatagatTGTAGACATAGCTTTTTGTAAGATAATGTAAGTTACTTGTAGGATATTGTTCTCCTTCATGCACTTAGAAAATATAGCCTACATCCTTTATGACATCACTAAAACGAGCTTCACAGTAATTTAAATACCATGAATCCACTTAACATGATATCTCAGAATGTTGTTTAAATGCTCAATTATACAAATAGACTGCATGTACAAGGCTCATATAGATGTGTAATCTGTAATTTAAGGTATAGATTATGGCAGTGCAGGAGCACAAGGCAGTAGCTTTACATTTTTAGATCAAGTTCATATGTGATTTGTTGCTATAATCTAATTGAAAAAGGCAGGTTTGACATATGTATCTTGTAAAAGGATGAATCACTTGGCATACCATCCCAACTCCTAATCACTTGGATCATTCTGTATTGCACTGGACATCCGAGTATGTAGGCTTGTTTAGTCGTCAATGTTCTGTTTTTACCAAGTAGTGAAATTATTCAATGTTTTGGAATTGTTTGTCTGTAAAATGGTTTTGTTGTGTTTTGTCAAATTGGTAAATGCATCAATGAACCACTGTCTCACTTTGAAATATTGTATTAATCATATATTTTATCAAATTTACCCTTAGAAGATTTATGTTTTGATTCAGAcctttgtttcttttttttcagTTTTGTCCATTCCACTTGACAATCCGCATTTACATGCTGTGGTTGAAATGCATTTGAGTATATCTCAATTAGCCCTCTTCTGCTAATGCACTGCATCCAAGAAGACACCTCATGCCTTAATGTATAGTGTGTGAGAGACATTGAATGTAGATATTGTTACTATGGTCACTAGTTTGTGTGTACTAAAGATGTGTCAATGTACCATGGTACTGAAGGCTTTGTTTATGTGTAAGTGTACATATCTGAGTGTGGCATTAATGTGTCTACACTTGAAAGCATCATGAGCCTGTGCTTTTGTTAGTTTAGACAGTGTTTTGGTTGAATATTTTCATGCTCTGAATGGAATGTTTAGTAGTAAACCAGTTTTCACCACACCAATAGACTAACATGACAAGCCCACTCTAGGGAACACATTAATCAATTACAAAAGTCAGCACATCCCCATCAAATTAATGCAGAGAATACCAATTCTAATTTGTTTTCTGATCATTAACTTCACTATGGAGAAATATCAGTATTATCATTACAGTGGATGGCATTGACTTGGTGTGGGAATTAGAAGTTGGATTATAAATCAAAAACATAGATAATGGCCAATTGTTTTACAACTGTTATAATGTGGCCGAGCTGTACATATTTCAGCATAGATACTGGCTAATTTTGTACACTATGCAGGACATAGGCACACCAGTGCCGTTTAAACCATAAATGCACATTGCATTATGTAGACTGAGAGCCTTAGCTCATATTCTTAGATGAGTAGGCAACCTCAGGTGTTAATTGCAAATATATTATGACTAGATAAAAAGAAAAGTTATAACTCAGAACTTTTAAAGCCCTTTTCCATGTGTTTAGGTGCTATATCACCGCTGCAGAGAAGCACAAACCAAAGGGAGCTTGTAGCAGTACCAGGACACCAATCTGCTGCACAATCAGTTGCATAGTTATAAACAAGACTTGTATTGAATGGTTGAATTCAAAACTTGAATCTTTTCTCAGTGTTTATAGCCTGGTCTGACATTTTTGCTCGTCAACAggtatttatttttgttgttctGGAGAGTTACAGATGTTTGTATTGTTTGTTAGGAGCTGTAGATCTTGAGTTCTGTAGCATGTGTTCTTGAAATGTGTAAATAGTGTTTATGTAAtaaatataaagtagcagcctgtACACAGATGTCTTTGTGTATGACTCCGATCCTATAGAAAGTGGTCCAATCGCCAAACAGGGTGTTGATTAATGATCTGACTTCTCCAGTCATCTAGGCAGGGACGGTTATAGCATTTTTGGGGGACTTAAGCGAGATTTGGTTCGGGGGCGCCCCACCTCGCTGCAAAATATTTTAATGGCCTCTGTCATGACAGCAGATAGAAAAATGTACGTTTTTTAAAGTTCATTTTCTGTAAGCTTtaaaccactccagccgacacttggcattgcgcatgctgATCGTAGGCTTGTGTGCTCcttctcggccatggaaactaatttcatgtatctctcgactaacagttattgtgctgacgttgcttccagaggcagtttggaacttggtagtgagtgttgcaactaagGAAAGACTATTTTTACGAGGTACCCACTTCAGCACTTGCCGGTCCcattctatgagcttgtgtgttCTACCatttcacggctgagccgttgttgctcctagacatttccacttcacaataacagcacttacagttgaccgaggcagctctagcagggcagaaattagatgaactgacttgttggaaaagtggcatcctatgagtgtgccacgttgaaagtcaatgagctcttcagtacgggccattctactgacaatgtttgtctttgaagattgcatggctgtgtgctcaattttaaacacctgtcagcaatgagtgtggctgaaatatagccgaatccactcatttgaaggagtgtccacatacttttgtatatatagtgtatattttattttaatacagACCAACAAAAAAAGTTAAACATTGCAAATTATCCAGTGGATAATGTCAGTGCCCTACTTGTTGTTATTTCTCCATTCCACGTGGAAATCACCACAACCTTCCAAATATACTTTAACATGACTATAATCCAATCAAAACcatgtagaaatgataatggacctacatttCTACACTTTCTAAAAACAATGGATAGAATAATTGGCCAATTTTGACACATTTTCAGTGTGGCTCTGGACCTCTTTGAAGACCGAATGCGGCCCTGGGACGAAGtcagtttgacacccctgatgtaaatactgtatatgtTGGGGGAATATCTCATCTCAGAATGCTTTGCCCTTTACAAAAACATTTGTTTCTATATAATCCTGCACAACTCTCTTCTTAATCAGGGATGAGATTGGGAGATGTAAGTAAACAACTTCTTTTTTTAATTGGGAGGGTAGAGTTGACTGATCCAGAACTGGACATCAACAAGTGCCTGATATTCCCTGGGGATCATCAAATCAGAGAGAAGATCAGCAAAGGACAGGGTGCTCCAAAGATACACCCGTCTAGCCAGCGCTAAAAAGGCAAGGAATCTGTAATGTATCTGATTGAAAAATACCATTCAATTAACTTCTTTATTTAAACACTAGAGAGTACTAAAGCACATCTAAGTAAAACAATTAAAATAATTGTTTGAGCCTAAGTCATTGAATGCAGTGATTATGAGCAATTGTGTGTCTTCAGTGTGTACAATAGATGTATTATTCAAACTCTCTAATCAATTAATGGCACAACACTAGGCCTCTGTCACCATAACCTATTTTTTACTCGGGTTTATGTGCTTCTCTGAGCCTTCACATCCTTCTCCGTTGTCAGTGTTGTTATAACCATTGTTTACCAGAGGGTGGTGTAAGCACCCTATATTTTAGCTAAATGTTTCTTAGCCAGAACTGCATTGTGATTTGAAATCTAATTTGTACATTTTTATATAGATTTGACATGTTCTGTACATAATTAAAATACAGACAAATAAATGTGGAGGatcttaaatacattttaatctaAATCGTAGAACTATACTGAACACAATTTTCAGTTATGTTGTTTCTACTCACTACAGTACCATAAGCAAAGAAAATGATCACTGTATTACTCGTCTTTTTGTGATAGCTGCAGATGATTCAGTAATTACATCATAGAAGAATGTTTTATCTTATTGGGAATAAAATCAGTGGAATATAAAGTCTGCTTCACTCAATCACTAAGATACGGTATAATATGCTTTAAAATTGTAAACCATTGTATGTAACAGCATACATTATTTTATTACTGTATTATCAGTATGAATTTGACTCAGTTTAAAAATGCAGATTTTCAAGATACAATGTGGAAATTAAATTATTTTGAATTTGATATAGTGGcaaactatgaaataatcatACTGTCATTTATCATGTTAGCAAAAGGTGACACCACCAGCACATCCCTTGATATGCATTATTCTACTCATATTCATGTGCATTCAGCATTATGACCAAAGATGAAGATATGATGTGAAAGGGAACAAAATATAGTGTATCAGTAGCTCCTAATGTCACAGCCAACTGTATGGCAGATGATTTCCTGCCATAACTTTATATAAAACAATGGTCTGAACAGGTGTGAAACCCTGCAAGTGTACTGTTGAGCAATGTATTCGTTTTAGAATCGGCCCAATGGCAAGTGTGGTTCAGTTTGAGAGATCTAGAGCCCCCCTTAGACAAACTAAACACAAAACAAATCAACTCAGACAAAATTCTGTCTTTAAATCGAAAACTAAAATTGAAAGCCACCTCAATTTAGGAGGTAGTTTATAAATTCTAGAGCTAAGCAGTGATCTATTGCCCTTATGTCAGCCAAACTCCAATTGATGTATGGTCGTATTATCTATAATACTGTCTTACATAATTCCCTTTTATTGCCAGAATCGGTGGCAGACAGCAAaacagattacatgttagatcaAATCAATACAAACTTTATTTACTGGGCTTTGAAATGTAATTCCTTTTTTCCCTGACACTTTTAAAAACACATGCAGTACTAGCTGAGGCTTGAGCAGGAGGTTTCATAcaggtagtgtactactgtacagtacacgTGTGTTTGTTCTGCGGTAGGTCTACAGCGTGTCTGTTGCTGCCACTGTAGTGCTGCCAGCAGTGCCATTAGGGCCCACTGCAGGAGCCAGTGTctgaagaacagaacagagctccAGAGCAGTGGTCAGTCACTGTCCGGTCCACCCACTGTGACACCCTCTTCATTACCCCGATGCTAGCCTGCTGAGTAATTGTAATGGAGCGGAATGGGCAGAAGTCCAGCAAACGCTGCCTCTAAATAGGTTTTTATTACCAAAAACAAAAGCAAAGGCCCACAGAAACAACAGATTTCCTTGTCCACACTACAAAGTAATGATTCACCACATGACTTGAATTTAGTTTCCCATTTGGAGAGGCTGTACGTATGTTGTTGCAATGCATTTTGAAATGACTAATTGAGCCGTAAAGCACCATAAGCATCTATTATGTGGATGTGAAGTAGTAATGATATAACATGATGAGTTGAAATGCTTGTTGATAGCACTAGGAGTTTGTTTCAGTTGGCGGTAGATTTAAAAACCTACGTGCTGTTACACATTCCTTTATATTGAACTTTTTTGATGTCATGAAGTGTTAATGAGGGTCAAGAGTGGGATATGGACAAACTCCTTGGGAGTGATTGAAGTTGTTTATCATTTAATGATAACCCGTGGGAAATGTATTAAGATCACAGAGGGTCCCCTTGGGAATAGTGTGCTGAAATCTATTCCACAGAATGCTGCCATGAATAGTCTGTATAACAACATGGGCCATTGAACACACATAAGAATATGTAGAAGTGTTTTGCATTGAGTGTTATTTATGTGGATGGCATTCACCATCTACTGCTTTAATGGTAAATATTTGCATACTTTTCACTACCAAGGCAAATCACATTTCAAGTGAAAAAAGTGAAAAAATGTGTTGGCTCACCTACCATCAACCTACCACCTACCCAAGGTCCATCCATCAATAAGAAGTGtttaggctgtgtgttgtctgttgTGCAGCTACACTACTTGAACTTGTGAGCTTTGCATTAAGGTATCAGTTGTGCATCAACTTACAGTACCTGCAAGATTGTAAATCAATCTTTTCAGCTTTGTTTAAGCAAATCTGGCCTCTGGAGTACTCTTCACTTCCTTGGTATTCTAAAATGTAAGTCAGTTATGGAGTTTGGTTTTTGAGAAGGGCCCAGAGCCACAGGGCACAGTCTTAGGCATGGGGATTTTGGTTTTTGTGGAGATGTTTTTTTCCACATCTGGTGGAGGGTATGAGGGCTTAAACCATTACTGCGATTAGAACTGCCTCACTATGATCTCTTGAGCTTGCTTACTGCTGCTAATAGCTgtttcctctctatttctctcaatatctttttctctctctttctgtctcactctgtgtgaatGATTTTTTACGCTTTGCTAAACCATGTGGGGGCGTTGAGAGAGGATTTAAATTCGAAGATCCCCCTCCTCTTTTTTTGGTGAATCTCAGTGTTCTTTTCTGCAAGCCTCTGATGACGACAGGGCAGCATTAAGCCTGGCAGTGCCCACGGCAGGCTGCCGTTTCAGTGCTAGCTGCCCACTCTCACCAGCCTTGGCATGGTGGAGAACGCGAGGGTGGGGTTCCTCTCCAACAGACCCTGTCATTCCCAGGAAAGCCTACACGTCCACCCATGCAGGATTCCTGAAAGGTCTTCCTGTTGGGGATGTGAGAGTGCAGAGATGTGGATTTGAATTTCTGTAGGCGATCGTCCTCATTCAGTGGAAGAGTCAGCAATTTATATTTAGATGTCTGAGGATACTTCACAATACCATTAGTTATCATAACATGAGACCCAAGGTCTGCAAATTAAATGTGATGTCTGTCTCATGTCATCAAGTGGGTGTAGTTGGCTGGTAGGATTACAGCATCTCATTTAGCCAAGATTGAGGGTGTTTATTTCGTAGCTAATGGTCCAGTTTGTCGTAATAACAACCCTGTTAAACTGACCTGTGACCCACTTTATTCAGTCATCACCCATTCTTACACAACTTGTATGATTCATGGAATGCTCTAAAGAG is a window of Oncorhynchus kisutch isolate 150728-3 linkage group LG3, Okis_V2, whole genome shotgun sequence DNA encoding:
- the LOC109879374 gene encoding rho-related BTB domain-containing protein 2 isoform X1, with translation MEPSSSQSQTSVNPMHHFLMLRPQLMDSDMDYERPNVETIKCVVVGDNAVGKTRLICARACNATLTQYQLLATHVPTVWAIDQYRVCQEVLERSRDVVDDVSVSLRLWDTFGDHHKDRRFAYGRSDVVVLCFSIANPNSLYHVKTMWYPEIKHFCPRAPVILVGCQLDLRYADLEAVNRARRPLARPIKYNEILPPERGREVAKELGVPYYETSVVAQFGVKDVFDNAIRAALISRRHLQFWKSHLRNVQRSLLQAPFLPPKPPPPIITVPPPPTTTEEHPVRLLEDPLCSDVILVLQEKQRIFAHKIYLATSSSKFYDLFVLDARSEETERPPRATALSGREMLMRAASFDVCESPDEGDRANLRACTSDGTLRDSEGGRRGRLLSTWSRAFVSIQEELVDDPVTYSPRPMTVVHMDQSMQLGPFRAVLRYLYTGQLDEHEKELMHIAHIAELLEVFDLRMMVANILNNESFMNQEITKAFHVRRTNRVKECLAKGTFSDVVFKLDDGTIMAHKPLLISSCDWMAAMFGGPFVESCTKEVLFPNTTRSCMRAVLEYLYTGRFCSRTDLDAMELIVLANRLCLPHLVALTELYTVTVLMEAAMMGADIDGDVLLYLEMSQFHCAQQLTGWCLHHICTNYNSVCRKFPRDMKATSTDNQDYFEKHRWPPVWFLKEDDHYQRARKERDKEDYLYQRRQCKRKWLFWNFPSSPSANSASSGSNAVV
- the LOC109879374 gene encoding rho-related BTB domain-containing protein 2 isoform X2 yields the protein MDSDMDYERPNVETIKCVVVGDNAVGKTRLICARACNATLTQYQLLATHVPTVWAIDQYRVCQEVLERSRDVVDDVSVSLRLWDTFGDHHKDRRFAYGRSDVVVLCFSIANPNSLYHVKTMWYPEIKHFCPRAPVILVGCQLDLRYADLEAVNRARRPLARPIKYNEILPPERGREVAKELGVPYYETSVVAQFGVKDVFDNAIRAALISRRHLQFWKSHLRNVQRSLLQAPFLPPKPPPPIITVPPPPTTTEEHPVRLLEDPLCSDVILVLQEKQRIFAHKIYLATSSSKFYDLFVLDARSEETERPPRATALSGREMLMRAASFDVCESPDEGDRANLRACTSDGTLRDSEGGRRGRLLSTWSRAFVSIQEELVDDPVTYSPRPMTVVHMDQSMQLGPFRAVLRYLYTGQLDEHEKELMHIAHIAELLEVFDLRMMVANILNNESFMNQEITKAFHVRRTNRVKECLAKGTFSDVVFKLDDGTIMAHKPLLISSCDWMAAMFGGPFVESCTKEVLFPNTTRSCMRAVLEYLYTGRFCSRTDLDAMELIVLANRLCLPHLVALTELYTVTVLMEAAMMGADIDGDVLLYLEMSQFHCAQQLTGWCLHHICTNYNSVCRKFPRDMKATSTDNQDYFEKHRWPPVWFLKEDDHYQRARKERDKEDYLYQRRQCKRKWLFWNFPSSPSANSASSGSNAVV